In a genomic window of Spartinivicinus poritis:
- the hemE gene encoding uroporphyrinogen decarboxylase, whose protein sequence is MAALKNDRFLRALLKQPVDVTPVWMMRQAGRYLPEYKATRSSAGDFMALCQNPQLACEVTLQPLDRFPLDAAILFSDILTVPDAMGLGLYFEQGEGPRFKKPVRTEADVNALPVPDPLADLGYVMDAVKVIRQELNGRVPLIGFAGSPWTLATYMVEGGSTKDFRIVKAMLYDQPQVMHQLLGKLAQAVTAYLNAQIEAGAQAVQIFDTWGGVLSHAAYQTFSLNYMKQIVDGLIKNQDGQPIPVILFTKNGGQWLEQIAETGCTAVGLDWTTEIGSARARIGDKVALQGNMDPCVLYASPQRIREEVATILKAYGAGSGHVFNLGHGIHQFVKPEHAGAFVEAVHELSQPYHQGHL, encoded by the coding sequence ATGGCTGCTTTAAAAAATGATCGCTTCTTGCGTGCTTTACTTAAACAACCCGTAGATGTAACCCCAGTTTGGATGATGCGCCAAGCAGGTCGCTATTTGCCGGAATATAAGGCGACAAGAAGCAGCGCAGGGGACTTTATGGCCTTATGTCAAAATCCACAGTTGGCTTGTGAAGTTACCTTGCAGCCATTAGACCGTTTTCCTCTTGATGCGGCTATTTTGTTTTCCGATATACTAACAGTGCCTGATGCTATGGGCTTGGGGCTTTATTTTGAGCAAGGGGAAGGTCCTCGCTTTAAAAAGCCTGTTCGTACGGAAGCAGATGTAAATGCCTTGCCTGTTCCTGACCCTTTAGCTGATCTTGGCTATGTTATGGATGCAGTAAAGGTTATCCGACAAGAGCTGAATGGACGGGTACCTTTGATTGGCTTTGCAGGTAGTCCCTGGACGTTGGCTACCTACATGGTTGAAGGTGGTAGTACCAAGGATTTTCGGATTGTTAAAGCGATGCTGTATGATCAACCTCAAGTGATGCATCAGCTGTTAGGAAAGCTGGCCCAAGCAGTGACTGCCTATTTAAATGCTCAAATTGAAGCAGGTGCTCAGGCTGTGCAAATTTTTGATACCTGGGGTGGTGTGCTCAGCCATGCTGCTTACCAAACGTTTTCATTGAACTATATGAAACAAATTGTCGATGGCTTAATTAAAAATCAAGATGGCCAGCCAATACCAGTTATTCTATTTACTAAAAATGGTGGCCAGTGGCTTGAACAAATAGCAGAGACAGGTTGTACGGCTGTAGGTTTGGATTGGACGACTGAAATAGGTAGTGCCCGTGCACGAATTGGCGATAAAGTGGCGTTGCAAGGTAACATGGATCCTTGTGTTTTATATGCTTCTCCTCAACGTATAAGAGAGGAAGTAGCAACTATTTTGAAGGCCTATGGAGCAGGCTCTGGGCATGTATTTAACTTAGGCCATGGAATTCATCAGTTTGTGAAGCCTGAACATGCTGGTGCATTTGTAGAGGCAGTACATGAGTTATCCCAACCTTATCATCAAGGACACCTCTAA